A genomic segment from Aegilops tauschii subsp. strangulata cultivar AL8/78 chromosome 1, Aet v6.0, whole genome shotgun sequence encodes:
- the LOC109770862 gene encoding protein MLN51 homolog, whose amino-acid sequence MADREEEKAEAVREAEEEQEQQEEEYESDLDDAPLPAVRRRAAASDEEEEDEEEEDAGLPAPRRGAGSGAESDGQGAAEEYGEEYEEEYEEYEEVYEDFEQGRGGAAAQAVAAPRAAAEGAEEGGEAATAAAAAGEEGEEGKKESEPFAVPTAGAFYMHDDRFQESRGGRGRGRRTLTNRNLWNPKEEEAWVHDRFDEMHPRGYHNGNMRNPRGRSGERVGGPGGMSRGVGRGNFRGNRSRAHNHDGNQNYSYVPKGSLVSLDNTKNAGPVLREHRKNRAPKSSHARNDDVDNFDVVPKESHTYNDGSRSRKATPSVIRGRGSRRYQPRRSTTEISSEQNDKSQKPENALSNANLGKHQPQNSNSRPEQGFPNKQSFASNLNSASPPFYPSRPSHQEQLIGQRGNAQPSTTSRPFSPPIGMEHVSPTPQNAPLLRGKAFVPKGTNIQSSPSSSTQSTLRMPTQMLGAQFGSSGRMPSFTQPKSTVLTEDTGVSSPNGSNEAVTRLTVKGQPGDQGEERASFPYGGGQVLGATGGLSLGDKGFHGTPALFPVMQFGGQHPGVPGVPSIGMALPGFVSQQQHGVSNSEMAWLPILSGSAGGLGATYGSPYFAMDGSYYSRPSEQASSSVNPREPSASNVPSQLKPPQITEVVNDEPSQRQNKPRRYSQMNLGQ is encoded by the exons ATGGCCGACagggaggaggagaaggcggaggccgtgcgggaggcagaggaggagcaggagcagcaggaggaggagtACGAGAGCGACCTCGACGACGCTCCCCTCCCGGCCGTGAGGCGCCGGGCTGCGGCGagcgacgaggaagaggaggacgaggaggaggaggacgcgggGCTGCCCGCGCCGCGGAGGGGGGCCGGATCCGGCGCGGAGTCCGACGGGCAGGGCGCCGCCGAGGAGTACGGCGAGGAGTACGAGGAGGAGTATGAGGAGTACGAGGAGGTGTACGAGGATTTCGAGCAGGGGCGTGGCGGGGCGGCCGCCCAGGCGGTTGCCGCGCCGAGagcggcggcggagggggctgAGGAGGGAGGTGAAGCGgcgacagcggcggcggcggcgggagaggagggggaggagggcaAGAAGGAGAGCGAGCCCTTTGCCGTGCCGACGGCGGGCGCCTTCTACATGCACGACGACCGCTTCCAGGAGTCCCGCGGCGGCCGCGGCCGCGGAAG GAGAACACTGACTAATAGGAACTTGTGGAATCCTAAAGAGGAGGAAGCTTGGGTCCACGACAGATTTGATGAGATGCATCCACGTGGTTATCATAATGGCAAT ATGAGAAATCCAAGGGGCCGCTCTGGAGAGCGTGTTGGTGGACCTGGCGGTATGTCTCGTGGTGTTGGCCGTGGTAATTTCAGAGGCAACAGGTCTCGAGCGCATAATCATGATGGTAACCAGAACTACAGCTATGTTCCAAAGGGATCTCTAGTTTCCCTTGATAATACAAAAAATGCTGGACCAGTCCTGCGCGAGCACAGGAAGAACAGAGCTCCTAAATCGTCTCATGCTCGCAATGATGATGTTGATAACTTTGATGTGGTTCCAAAAGAATCTCACACTTACAATGACGGTTCCAGAAGTCGTAAGGCCACACCAAGTGTAATTCGTGGCAGAGGCTCTAGACGTTACCAACCACGTCGCAGTACCACTGAGATATCGTCAGAGCAAAATGATAA ATCACAGAAACCTGAAAATGCTTTGTCAAATGCAAATTTGGGGAAACACCAACCTCAGAATTCAAATTCTCGGCCTGAGCAAGGTTTTCCTAATAAGCAATCCTTTGCATCAAACTTGAATTCAGCCTCGCCGCCATTTTACCCTTCAAGGCCGTCCCACCAGGAACAACTGATTGGTCAAAGGGGGAATGCACAACCTAGTACCACCAGTAGACCCTTCTCACCCCCCATTGGTATGGAACATGTTTCTCCAACCCCACAAAATGCCCCCCTGTTGAGAGGGAAGGCTTTCGTACCGAAGGGCACAAATATACAGTCATCTCCATCATCAAGTACCCAATCCACACTAAGGATGCCAACCCAGATGTTGGGTGCACAATTTGGTAGTAGTGGTCGAATGCCATCTTTCACACAACCTAAGTCTACAGTTTTGACTGAAGACACTGGTGTTTCTTCACCTAATGGATCAAACGAAGCTGTTACTCGATTGACGGTGAAGGGGCAACCTGGTGACCAGGGAGAAGAGCGTGCTTCTTTTCCCTATGGTGGAGGTCAGGTTCTCGGAGCTACAGGAGGCCTTTCACTTGGTGACAAAGGTTTCCATGGCACCCCAGCACTCTTTCCAG TTATGCAGTTTGGAGGCCAGCATCCAGGTGTGCCTGGTGTTCCTTCAATCGGTATGGCTTTACCAGGATTTGTGTCTCAGCAACAACATGGCGTCAGCAATTCTGAGATGGCTTG GCTGCCAATATTGTCCGGTTCCGCTGGAGGTTTGGGAGCAACTTATGGCTCACCTTATTTTGCCATGGATGGCAGCTATTATTCCCGACCTTCTGAGCAGGCATCTTCTTCAGTTAATCCTAG AGAACCTAGTGCAAGTAATGTGCCTTCTCAGTTGAAGCCCCCACAAATAACAG AAGTTGTAAATGATGAGCCTAGTCAACGCCAAAATAAACCTCGCCG ATACTCGCAGATGAACCTTGGCCAGTGA
- the LOC109770861 gene encoding heavy metal-associated isoprenylated plant protein 23 isoform X2 gives MRRRLWRMGGRVLNCFAACVGAGAGCGCLCARALGDEAEERKALVTGSSQVVRLSDLVVEGASSRTLGFHLQPKTVELRVSMHCYGCAKKVHKHISKMEGVMWFEVDLERKKVVVTGNVTPLEVLQSVSKVKLAQLWMPPQPC, from the exons ATGAGGCGGCGGCTATGGCGCATGGGCGGCAGGGTGCTGAACTGCTTCGCCGCCTGCGTGGGCGCCGGCGCCGGCTGCGGCTGCCTGTGCGCGCGCGCGCTGggggacgaggcggaggagaggAAGGCCCTGGTGACCGGGAGCAGCCAGGTGGTGAGGCTCAGCGACCTCGTCGTCGAGGGCGCGTCGTCCAGGACGCTGGGTTTCCATCTGCAGCCCAAG ACCGTGGAGCTGAGGGTGTCCATGCACTGCTACGGCTGCGCCAAGAAAGTTCACAAGCACATCTCCAAGATGGAAG GGGTGATGTGGTTCGAGGTGGATCTGGAGCGCAAGAAGGTGGTGGTGACCGGCAACGTGACGCCGCTGGAGGTGCTGCAGAGCGTCTCCAAGGTCAAGCTCGCCCAGCTCTGGATGCCACCACAACCATGCTAA